The following DNA comes from Macrobrachium rosenbergii isolate ZJJX-2024 chromosome 37, ASM4041242v1, whole genome shotgun sequence.
ctctctctctctctctctctctctctctctcttctggaaatGCTGGTACTTAAGTTAGCAATGTTGTTACTTTATTACAGTGTGAGAACGTGATTAAAATCTGTCTTGTTTGGGAAACCCAGCATATACGCGAGTAGgaaattttatctttcttttaaactatACCTTGAGATTTTTGCACTTCTAGGAACAATTACTTTTGAATCATCGTGAGCTTATGAAAACTGTCTGATTAATCTTAAAGGATAAAAGGAAACAGCAATTGCTTGTTGGAAACAATTAAGTGAAGCTTATTTAAACCCCAGTCTCCttttctataacaaaaaaaaaagtgtcgccGTGTATGGTCAGAAATTATCGTCAGCTTTCAAAATAACAGTTCGTCAAGGGATGTTTTGTATTTCAAAGAGCGAGCAACAAGGCAgttcaagaaaaatgttttgaaaggtcTTATTTTAAGCTTCTAAACCTCAGTTTCTCCGCGGTTCCCTCCCTGCACGTGATGTGATGTCTGTAAGACGGAAGGCACCGAGTATGTCTCTTGACAGCGCTATACAAGAGGCCGACGCTCATGAATTGTGACATTACTTTGTTCAAGGACATCTAAACCTGGTCACGTCAGATAATACAGAGATACATTCAAACGAGACCACTGGCTAATGTCACTAGTTAAGTCGCTATGAACACAAAAATCTACGTTTTTCCTTTTCCAACAATGAATTCTTCTATATGTCGCTCAGCATAAAAGAAAGCAAGCACAGCGTTTGGTTGAATTCAGGCGAGCGTATCTGCAAGGGGCGTGGGTGGGAGATCTGAGCAGTGCAATACACGGGAGTCTCTCTTCTGACAGAAATTCCTTGAAACATTCCTCACAAATTTTATCGATGATGACGATGTTTAATGTTAACAAAGGTGGTGACAAATTCACTTGAATAACCTCGAAATATAAGTttttaccacagagagagagagagagagagagagagagagtcttgcgaTGACCGACTAAGGCTCGTGTTATAAAAATTGTCTCAGTATGCACTATATTTAAATATGCCTTaagtttattgtcattattgtttggGGGACAGGCCTGATTAACAAACCCACAGGACAGAGTTCCCAtagccaaaaaaacaaaaaacaaatacaacacacctaagaaaggaaattatgagtaaaataaataaaaaaaaaacatggtgttCAACCTATGCCCAAGACACAAATTCGGCAAATAACAGATCGATCAGACGCAGTTCCCAAACAGTTGAAAGAAGTTGTTACCTTTCACTGGCACCGAAATCTCAGACAGCCTACTTATACAATACTATGTGCGAGCCATTGCGTATTGTGGGTATGCGGGTGAACGATTGATGTCAAAACAAGGCATCTATCATCTCGAGCAAGATTTCACGAACTACTTACTAACTGCATAACGGAAGAAAAATCTCCAATCTTGAAATAACTTACTTTCAAGATGCGCTGGTCTGATGTGAAAGTAGCAATGCCCGCGCGCACGCGGTTCTTGACTCCTCTGACAGTTCCCTTGTAGCTCTTGATCGTCGACTCCTGCTGGGGCGAAAAGATATCCCTTAGGCCTGCGAAGCTCTGGCCGGCTTCGTCGTCGCGACACTCGAAAAGCGATCGAGCATCGTCCATGCGCACTGGAGCCATTTGGGGAGGGGGGTGTTGTCGCCAGTTCTCAAAAAACACGGGCGATGATCGAGCTGCGAGATCAACTTCCTCCTCGAAGAGTGACAGAGAAGAGGGGAAGTTGGAGGAAGAGGAGCGCGACAAGGTGGGACTCGCAGGACACGACCGACGGTGGGGATGGCGGCTGGATGACCACTGAGCTTGGCTGCCCGCCCTGCTTAACACAGCATCCCCTGGACGACCTTGCTGGGCCCTTCTCTGTTGCAGTTCCGTCCATTTCTCTCGAATCTCGTTCAGCAGAGCTTCGGGCAAATTTCCTTTGCTGCCGGCGGACGGAAACGAAAGGCCgcctgaggaagggcgtgaggcCGATGACCTCAGAGCACTCCTCGACAATAAATGGCTGCTGGTTTTCTTCGAGTGGAAGGCGTCAGGTAATGAGTCGTTGGAAAGATTGCTCTCGCTGTCTGAATCGGATGAATTACGGTGACGCAAAGGTTGGCATCGAactgcatttttggaaatgggagGGGGTGTGTCGTGCTCAGAACTCACGCCGGAATCGCCAACCTCTGAGGGTGAAGAATGCCTACTGTGCTGACGAAGGTGTTCGGGAGAGGAGCTTCGTTGCCACAGGTTCTCGGCCTCCCTGCTACCGGGGGTTGCTGTCGACATCGACGATCGCGAGCGATGCCTAATCAAGTGGCGGTTAGAAGACTCGGTCCCCTCCTCCAGTAGAGTTTGATGGACACCACTGGGGATGCGATTCAACTGCTCTCTGACGACAGTCCCTTCTGCTAAAGTGCCCATGGCTGTGTCAAGAACTCTCGTGTGGTTTCGTTGCTGGGGAAACTTGCCCTTTGATTCGTGAAAGGGCGCGGGAACAGAGAGGGGCCTCGCTGTCAGTCCAACCAAAGGTCCACCTGCTTGGTACTGTTGTACTCGGCGGGAAGGCATGACTGAGCTATGCCCCACTTTGCTGTAGCCAAGAGACTTGAATTGTTCCACTCATTAACTTGCTGATTGAAAGGTTTATGACAAACAAAAAGACTTTCGTTTTTCGGTTCCTAACACGATTTTTTCCCTTGTAACAGGCGAATAAACGAGCCTATTCGCGGATGTCGAAATTCACttggacaaatatttttttctaatgaaattcTCCACGCACGTTTTGACTTTCACACAATGCCAATATCTGTTGATTTCCCGCAACAGCATTCAGAATCACATGAATTGGAAACACGTCATTCTCCGAGCTATATGGTCATACGCTTGAATATGTGAGGAACACAGGGTAACATCGTTAAAACTTGACGAAGTCTTTCACATTTCCGAACGGCATCAGATCCCGACGAGCTCTCGGAGAGTCCCTTAGCACTTAACTAACAGTAACTTGGCCGAGGCACTTTCCAAGTTTCCACCGTCATCCATCCACCCCACAGCAATAAAGTAACGTCAACGTCACTCCCTTTCCAGTTCATCGTCGCCACAGCCACAACCAATCTAGATTTCCAATTACCTATCGTATTCCATTTATATGTATGCTTCCATACATAGGCTTATTATAACAGTGTGGTGTAAGACTCGAAGTCTGCCGACGCAGAAAAGCAAGAAATGAAATTCAATCAACTGTCATCGAGCGTCTGGCAACTCCGTCTAGCGCAACAGGTGCTCACAGCTCAAGCAAGGCAGAGGTGAATTAGCGGTACTAAACTCTTGCGGGCTAACGATGTTCCACTCACGTTGAATTCTTTCATATAAGCGTCTGAAAATTCCCATTCGATAGAATTCATTTGCCGGAACAGTCCAATCGCTAAAAACGGCCTATTTTAGCAATTGCAAATATTGCCTTTACTaagaaaccactttaatctcagagagagagagagaaaataactgagCATGAAAGCCGCTTATTGCCATTACTTGAGAATTTCCTTTACTGAGTTTGCAATGCAAAGAGAAGAGCTAATACTGATCTCTCGCGACGTGGGAGTTTTGTGCGTGCTAGTTACCGATCAGTCGAATGAAGTTACCAATAATCATACGTAAAGAGCCCGTTATCAGCTCAAAACCGCATCTCTTCCCAGTGGGTCTGACTCATCCACATTATCATCCTTCCGTTATGCATACATCTGTCACATTTTGTATTCCTTGAGCGCGTCATAACTCTATGGCTCCTCTTATGGGGTGACTGATTTGTAACTACGAATCTCACTGGGCTGTGTCTGCGATTTCCGAAGATAATGGAGTCTCACATCAACCGTTAGACGTCAGTACCACATCTACTCTCCTGAGTACATGTACTAAAGCTATGTTCAGTCAGCGTGATTTAAATTTtgccacaatctctctctctctctctctctctctctctctctctctctctctctctctctctctagttttgaTTCAGTTCCATTTTTCGTCTTCTTGCCGGCAGACGCCATTTTTTCTTCGCTGACGTTGAGTGCCGGAGGGTGATAGCGGGAAGTAATTGGTCTTCCTACAAATAGAtacaacccccttttttttttttatcttgttatctgCCCATCGCACACGAGCCACATAATATAAAGCAGTTTTCCCACAGACGTCACGCGATCTAATTCTCACTTACTGCAATCAGGAATACATTTAGTAAAACAGTagagaattactctctctctctctctctctctctctctctctctctctctctctctctctctctctttaaactgaGTAAATAGGAATTAAAAAGAACTTTTATGTATTGgaacatttccttatttttaatattattattattattattattattattattattattattattattattattatagaacaagcccacaaaaagGGCCAATGAACTAAAATTCAgaattgattataataataataataataataataataataataataataataataataataaaaataataataattattattattattattattattattattattattattattattattattattattattattattatttcagagaaCTTTGCCTCTGACTTTGCCACTAAGGAATAACGCGTCCTAAGATAAATAACCCAAATTATGCCGAGGAACTTAATCTAAGGGGGGCGTGAAAGCAAATCTCTTCTTATCTTTAATCAGACGAATGGcttatttatatacatcattGTAAGCTATCTCTTCATTCggagtgggtctctctctctctctctctctctctctctctctcttgcacacctGGCAAGAAAAGAACGTCCTCCGACCACCTGTCCCAATGCCTCTGCATGACAAACATTCACTTTGACTCTCGAGTACTCGTCAAACGGTTTCATTATCTCCTAGCTTGACGGCGAATGAAAGCTGACGAGTAACGTTAACAGTCTATTTTCCGTCGCCTTTGTGCCTGACACCAAAGACTGCTCAGTCTCGCCTTCGTTCTTGTGTGGGCAATATTTCCCCTGACGTCGAGAAACGCCGCAGCAACAGATGGACGTTTGTGAGCGAAAATTTGGGCGTGTGCCTGCCTCCAGATGATTCgctttcaagaagaagaagaagaagcagttaaATGGCGAGCTCTGCCCCAATTCAGTTGacactttctttttccatttttctggctttctcttGAAAGTGAGACAGGATATTCGTTATCCTGTCCAGTCCATTAAATTGTCAAGCATACACGACCACAGAAAGGAAAGGACGTGACTCAATGATAATGATACGAATCCACTCCTGTAAACCGCCGAAATGGCTCATGTCATCTTAATACTGTTCGTTGGATTAATATTGTTCTACTCGCATCATCTCTTATCAATATGCGTGCATCTTGACGTTCGGTTCTCTGAAAGGTTTCTAGTCAAGTAAGTGGCCTTTGGGAGTGCCCCACAAAATACACACttcataatgataacaataagatGATGATAATACCATATAAACTCAATTGGCCTTGATACCTGGAGTTGTCCCGGTGTCTGAGAATTGCGTAGTTACGACCCATCCCGAAATGAGGCGTCAAGATGTGACCCCCGTTACATCAGACCTCCATTCGGTGGCCAAAAAGACCTCTGGGTAAAGGTTGTGCAAAATGTTGTCCAGAAGAAGGACTGTCACTCGAGCCTGATCGTTTCTCTTGCTTTGTGAAAGCAGCGACACTTGTTCTATATACACGTCACCAGTAGCATTTTAGTTCCTAAAGATGGGATCTGACCTTTATAGCCTTACAATTTCTCTGACTCCTTATTTTTAAGAACCGTTTCAAATGAACAATTCTGAACAATATGATAATACGAATATATTATTACAGATTTCTACAAGatttaaaaaagtcaagaaaagatatttcataaacgtatttcatttttcatactgAGGTTTAAACAAAGCAATAAAGAACTCTTACCATGACCAAACACAAAGCCAACGTTAATCAGTGCCAGTTTCGAGCTGTCATCGAGGCCTTTCCTGAGTTTTCTACCTTGTAGCGGAGTCTCTCGTCATCGGAATCTAGAGGTCCACACTAGACATCTTGCTCCTTTTCACTCCTTACATCATTTCCAGTCCGCCCCTGGACAAGAGCTAGCATAAGGTCAGCTTGATTTCAATGAGCCAACCAAACTCGCTGCGAGAAACAGCAGTGGTAACCTCCCTCTTCTATTTCCAGCAATG
Coding sequences within:
- the LOC136825248 gene encoding uncharacterized protein, translated to MPSRRVQQYQAGGPLVGLTARPLSVPAPFHESKGKFPQQRNHTRVLDTAMGTLAEGTVVREQLNRIPSGVHQTLLEEGTESSNRHLIRHRSRSSMSTATPGSREAENLWQRSSSPEHLRQHSRHSSPSEVGDSGVSSEHDTPPPISKNAVRCQPLRHRNSSDSDSESNLSNDSLPDAFHSKKTSSHLLSRSALRSSASRPSSGGLSFPSAGSKGNLPEALLNEIREKWTELQQRRAQQGRPGDAVLSRAGSQAQWSSSRHPHRRSCPASPTLSRSSSSNFPSSLSLFEEEVDLAARSSPVFFENWRQHPPPQMAPVRMDDARSLFECRDDEAGQSFAGLRDIFSPQQESTIKSYKGTVRGVKNRVRAGIATFTSDQRILKHFMERERGKVVVYVTTLGIIRDTYERCLRIRKILWTLLVRFEERDVFMARDTQIQLLDRLHARGITVPHVFLEGQYLGDAEVIERLNECGELRRLLQPYRKASTNSFCNSCGGFRLLPCSACNGSKKSVHRNDFTLEFVALKCSSCDESGLVKCLDCAEYKEEQDEHAPL